From the Malus domestica chromosome 17, GDT2T_hap1 genome, one window contains:
- the LOC103405236 gene encoding uncharacterized protein — protein sequence MKSDTPLDYAVFQLSPKHSRCELFVYSDGNTEKLASGSVKPFVTHLKVAEEQVALAVQSIKLEVDKRRYAETWFTKGTLERFVRFVSTPEVLELVNTFDAEMSQLEAARRIYSQGMGGQHDGALGGDGTGTTAVADATKKELLRAIDVRLVAVRHDLTTACARASAAGFNPDTVYELQHFADQFGAHRLNEACSKFISLCQRRSDVISPWKPSVDDIAVRSSCESDMSIDDPTEDTSGPNNQPQNRQEQLEEPSKPSTCQQPKSLNANFPAQQRNNVTEKDKEEGKAKVEKKDESQTESTTPLGVSQPGRRLSVQDRISLFENKQKESSGGGSGGKPVVAKPGELRRLSSDVPSPKPGDLKRLSSDVSSVPAVAEKAVLRRWSGASDMSIDLSGEKKETENPLCTPSSASSVSRSFSQTKAVTSTISGVTENKDQKGSTGSTDFCKVEGRSACGRVGDVEQKDEAEGQTLVGVVVGKEEVGSKAKKQQVGSQSQSRTSSGRTERVGLSDQGISSGSEERSGGFKDQSGSETQSKGFSGRTEVVGGKNLVGGAISGGGFGNRVEDSRPSVQPMTQLRPRGYQGHSRSFSGQFEGGVGRKFEEASSAQLKVVEGDQLPPQSLFRSFSGEIEEVGKVDRTSSDKQHIRVEDSGAQKMRFQKPVSASREQIKKPQGRRDESNSGQERNLDFTGDKVSMNQESFDAIPTMPVEQVQRVRQTKGNQELNDELKMKANELEKLFAEHKLRIPGDQSSSARRSKPMDAKKEQAVSSQNRKPAAEEIAPAEFSAANTVLEPMGSSGDVANFNTTPPMKTAGIQDYGDTLRQNFSEPGFSLDSKGKFYERYMQKRDAKLREEWGSKREEKEAKLKAMEDSLEKSKAELKAKFSGSADRQDSVSSARRRADKLRSFNFRSTMKWEQPIDSIRWEKDEDLSEFPGQKLYGEDRFSNEASLGDGASRSIQNKKLFPNRNLPSSTPWTPIAPAPRSSGKVSNLSSGRRRPELENPLAQSVPNFSDLRKENTKPSSGVSKPAVSKISARSQVKSYSRSKSINEEIMAKEEKPRHSHSLRKSSANPVEQNNLSSLNSDGIVLLPFDEEQTEQDPLDKFAKYMESKSFLRKGNGIGGGSGVGFFKLKGFISSETLTNEEVEGEDSVDTAKEEEEEEELENGVDVDMAVEDGVDMDMDNGKPRPSQDSERSDNVDSVRSLSQVDPASVAELPAAVPSTFHTLGSLPDSPGESPMSWNLHMHHPFSYPHEASDIDASVDSPIGSPASWNPHGLTQIDVDAARMRKKWGSAQKPILATNSSQNQSRKDTTKGFKRLLKFGRRSRGTDNTSDWISATTSEGDDDTEDGRDPANRLSEDFRKSRMGFTQGPDDSFNESEFNEQVEALRTSIPAPPMNFKLRGEDHLSGSSLKAPRSFFSLSSFRSKGSDSKLR from the exons ATGAAATCTGATACTCCTCTTGATTATGCAGTATTCCAATTGTCACCAAAGCACTCACG aTGTGAATTGTTTGTTTATAGTGATGGGAACACTGAGAAGCTTGCGTCTGGTTCAGTCAAGCCATTTGTGACTCATTTAAAAGTTGCAGAAGAGCAGGTTGCACTTGCAGTTCAGTCGATTAAACTTGAGGTTGACAAACGTAGATATGCTGAGACATGGTTCACAAAAGGAACACTTGAAAG GTTTGTGCGGTTCGTTAGCACACCTGAGGTGCTGGAACTGGTCAATACATTTGATGCTGAGATGTCCCAGTTGGAGGCGGCACGGAGAATATACTCTCAG GGGATGGGAGGTCAACATGATGGTGCATTAG GTGGGGATGGAACAGGTACCACAGCAGTGGCAGATGCAACAAA GAAGGAGCTTTTGAGGGCTATTGATGTACGACTTGTTGCAGTTAGGCATGATTTAACCACAGCTTGTGCTCGTGCATCTGCTGCTGGTTTCAACCCAGATACAGTCTATGAACTACAACACTTTGCAGATCAATTTGGTGCCCATCGCTTAAA CGAAGCTTGCAGCAAATTTATCTCACTATGCCAAAGAAGATCCGACGTGATCTCCCCATGGAAGCCAAGTGTGGACGACATAGCTGTCAGATCCTCATGCGAGTCTGACATGTCCATTGATGATCCCACTGAAGACACATCTGGGCCCAACAACCAACCCCAAAATAGGCAGGAGCAACTAGAAGAGCCATCAAAGCCCTCCACGTGTCAACAACCTAAGTCCCTCAACGCCAACTTCCCTGCACAGCAACGTAACAACGTAACTGAGAAAGACAAAGAGGAAGGCAAGGCCAAGGTGGAGAAGAAGGATGAATCCCAGACTGAGTCAACGACTCCTTTGGGCGTGAGTCAACCCGGGAGGCGGCTGAGCGTCCAGGATCGTATTAGCCTCTTTGAGAATAAACAGAAGGAGAGTTCCGGCGGTGGCAGTGGTGGAAAGCCGGTTGTTGCCAAACCTGGGGAGCTCAGAAGGCTATCCTCTGACGTGCCATCTCCCAAACCAGGGGATCTCAAAAGGCTCTCCTCTGACGTGTCGTCTGTGCCTGCTGTTGCAGAGAAGGCCGTGTTACGAAGATGGAGTGGTGCCAGTGATATGAGCATCGATTTGAGCGgggagaagaaagaaacagagaaCCCCTTGTGCACACCATCGTCCGCTTCCTCTGTTTCTCGTTCATTTTCTCAGACAAAGGCGGTGACGAGTACAATATCTGGTGTGACCGAGAATAAGGACCAGAAGGGGTCAACTGGCTCGACAGATTTTTGTAAGGTTGAAGGAAGGAGTGCTTGTGGTAGAGTTGGTGATGTTGAGCAGAAAGATGAAGCTGAGGGACAGACACTGGTTGGGGTGGTTGTAGGAAAGGAGGAGGTGGGTTCAAAGGCGAAGAAGCAGCAGGTGGGTTCTCAGAGTCAATCCAGGACTTCTAGTGGAAGAACGGAGCGGGTTGGGTTAAGTGATCAAGGGATTTCTTCGGGTAGCGAAGAAAGAAGCGGTGGGTTTAAGGATCAATCAGGTTCTGAGACACAGTCCAAAGGTTTTTCAGGTCGGACAGAGGTTGTTGGAGGGAAGAACCTGGTTGGGGGTGCAATCTCTGGTGGTGGATTTGGGAATAGGGTAGAGGATTCTAGACCGAGTGTTCAGCCAATGACTCAGTTACGTCCTAGGGGTTACCAGGGTCATTCCCGATCTTTCTCAGGACAGTTTGAGGGTGGTGTTGGACGAAAATTTGAAGAAGCTTCTTCAGCACagctcaaagttgttgagggtGATCAACTTCCTCCGCAGTCTCTGTTTAGATCTTTTTCTGGAGAAATTGAGGAGGTGGGTAAAGTTGACCGCACATCATCTGATAAGCAACACATTAGAGTGGAGGATTCTGGAGCTCAGAAAATGAGATTCCAGAAACCGGTTTCTGCCAGTCGAGAACAAATTAAGAAGCCACAGGGAAGGAGAGATGAAAGCAATAGTGGTCAAGAAAGAAATTTGGATTTTACAGGTGACAAAGTTTCAATGAATCAAGAGAGCTTTGATGCAATACCAACAATGCCAGTCGAGCAGGTTCAGAGAGTAAGACAGACCAAGGGAAATCAAGAGCTCAATGATGAGCTCAAAATGAAGGCGAATGAGCTTGAAAAGCTTTTTGCAGAGCACAAGCTTCGGATTCCTGGGGATCAGTCTAGTTCTGCTCGAAGAAGCAAACCCATGGATGCAAAGAAGGAACAGGCAGTAAGTTCACAAAACAGAAAACCAGCAGCGGAGGAGATTGCTCCTGCAGAATTTTCTGCGGCTAACACAGTGTTGGAACCAATGGGTAGTTCTGGTGATGTGGcaaatttcaacaccactccaccAATGAAGACAGCAGGTATCCAAGATTACGGTGATACTCTGAGGCAGAATTTTTCAGAGCCTGGTTTCTCTCTTGATTCTAAAGGAAAATTCTATGAGAGGTACATGCAAAAAAGAGATGCTAAACTGAGAGAAGAATGGGGTTCTAAAAGAGAAGAGAAGGAAGCCAAGTTGAAGGCCATGGAAGATAGCCTTGAGAAAAGTAAGGCGGAGTTAAAAGCCAAGTTTTCAGGGTCAGCAGACAGACAAGATTCAGTATCTAGTGCTCGTAGGCGCGCCGACAAACTGAGATCATTCAATTTTCGATCTACTATGAAGTGGGAGCAG CCAATAGATTCAATTCGTTGGGAGAAGGATGAGGATCTCTCTGAATTTCCAGGCCAAAAATTGTACGGAGAAGATAGGTTCTCTAACGAGGCATCTTTAGGAGACGGTGCTTCTAGAAGCATTCAAAATAAAAAGCTTTTTCCCAATAGAAATTTGCCCTCGTCCACCCCCTGGACACCAATTGCACCAGCTCCACGGTCATCAGGCAAAGTTTCCAACCTTAGTTCAGGGAGGCGAAGACCAGAGTTAGAAAATCCTCTAGCACAGTCAGTTCCCAACTTTTCTGATCTcaggaaagaaaacacaaagCCCTCTTCTGGAGTTAGCAAACCAGCTGTTAGCAAAATATCTGCTCGTTCACAGGTCAAAAGCTATTCCCGCAGCAAGAGCATTAATGAAGAGATAATGGCCAAGGAAGAGAAGCCACGACATTCTCATTCCTTGAGGAAAAGCTCCGCAAATCCTGTAGAACAGAACAACTTATCTTCTCTAAACTCTGATGGGATTGTCTTGTTGCCATTTGATGAAGAGCAAACCGAGCAGGATCCCTTAGACAAGTTTGCAAAATACATGGAGTCGAAGTCATTTCTTAGGAAGGGTAATGGCATAGGCGGGGGTTCTGGAGTTGGTTTCTTCAAGCTGAAAGGATTCATTTCTTCTGAGACTTTAACAAATGAAGAAGTTGAGGGAGAAGATTCAGTTGACACggccaaggaagaagaagaagaggaagagctTGAAAATGGTGTTGATGTGGATATGGCAGTTGAAGATGGTGTTGATATGGATATGGATAATGGGAAACCAAGACCGAGCCAGGATTCTGAAAGGTCTGATAATGTTGATTCTGTAAGATCTCTTTCTCAAGTGGACCCTGCTTCAGTGGCTGAGTTGCCTGCGGCTGTGCCCTCAACATTTCATACTTTGGGGTCTCTACCAGACTCACCTGGGGAAAGCCCCATGTCATGGAACTTGCACATGCATCATCCCTTTTCTTACCCTCATGAGGCCTCAGATATTGATGCCTCTGTAGACTCCCCAATCGGGAGCCCTGCTTCATGGAATCCTCATGGTCTTACCCAAATAGATGTTGATGCAGCTCGGATGAGAAAGAAATGGGGAAGTGCTCAGAAACCCATCCTTGCTACCAATTCATCTCAAAACCAGTCACGGAAGGATACGACAAAAGGATTTAAACGGTTATTGAAGTTTGGAAGAAGAAGTCGTGGGACAGATAATACGAGTGATTGGATCTCTGCTACGACTTCTGAAGGAGATGATGATACAGAAGATGGACGAGATCCTGCGAACCGATTATCAGAAGATTTTAGGAAGTCAAGAATGGGATTCACGCAGGGTCCTGATGACAGCTTCAATGAAAGCGAGTTCAATGAACAGG TTGAAGCATTACGAACCTCTATCCCGGCACCTCCAATGAACTTTAAACTGAGGGGGGAGGATCATTTATCAGGAAGCTCCTTGAAAG CTCCACGGTCATTCTTCTCACTCTCATCATTCCGAAGCAAGGGAAGCGACTCAAAGCTGAGGTAA